Part of the Nymphalis io chromosome 8, ilAglIoxx1.1, whole genome shotgun sequence genome, TTCGGCTTTATCACTGGCCGCACTGGACGGAGTTTGACTTCCATTTTCTGATTCGATTATCTGTTCTAGACCGCTCGGGCGGCGGCTCCGTGGATCGTAGTACTCTACCGTTGGTGCCATGACGGGTGTCAAATTCGCCATCGAGTCCAAGCCCAGGAGCATCATCACTGTTGCTGGATGTTCCATTATATATTGTGTTACGCTGTGTAAGAATGGTTCCGTCTGAGTGCTCCGATTTATTTTCGGTCGTTCAGGACTAAGCGGCCGCTCTTGCTGCAGAGAATGCATAACATTCAAACATCATGTATgtacactaaaataaatataaactaataagtagtaagtagtattgttaattaaatttacaaaaaagattttaaaatatttacttaaggatttatgtatatgatatatctttataaaaatacctgATCCCAACAGAAAACATCGGGAGGATGACTGCAACTCCGAGCCAATTGATTCGGCGGAGTGTTCCATTGTAGGTTAGGATTTGAATGAGCCGCATGCCACACCGGTCCTGCCATTTCCTGTAAAGCTTGAATTGCATTTCtaacctaaaaataaatgtagaataaaatataagaaattataaaaattaagacaGATAAGATTATGCTTACAAGGCAATTCTTTTAACCCAAATAAACCTGCAATTGCAATTACGTATTAGATCCaaactattatattacattgaaattatgtaagacaaatattaacagtattaaatttttatcagtTAAAAGATTTTCATAGGTTATATattcaagatttttattttaaccaatAGCTAAAACCTTAACAAATTTAAGCAAACCAATGTTTATCAAAGgcttaaaaaattaagatgCAAACATTTCTATCAATTGGattgtgtaataaatactaCTTGCCTCCATACTAAGTGCAGCAACATCATGATGTAAACTGGATACTTGTGTGTCGAGCCTATCAACTGACGAGCGAGTGTTATgtcgttctaaatttaaaccttCCAAAGAATCAGCCCGTGTAATCTTTGGCGTTGCTACAGACCGCTGTCTTTCAATTCTCTCTCGTAATTCTCTGTGTGAGAGGCGCTGTTGGCCGTctgatctaaaataataaatatctcgaTTCATTCATATGCAATCAAGTCAATGAAGAATGAAGGCTATTAATAAGTCATTTACCTGAATTTGTGACGTGGACTATTAGAactcaatattgtttttttaggtGAAAGAGCATGTTCTTCAGCGGCATTTTCATCGTCTTCGGAAATAGAGGGAAGTGTCAATGAGGGATGTCCATTTGCATCAGATTCCTGTTCAGCCTCATAGCCTTCACGTAAATTATATGTGAGGTCGTGCTGTATATCATGAATGAACTCTTGCTGATATTCTGGGTATAGTCGTAAAACTTCTGCCAGCCCACCCATATTTATGCATTTTAAATCACAGTAAGTTAAGGCCTGGTAAAATTAACGTTTTTTGTTGTTAGCAtgcaaatatatacattttgaatattacatgtcaagtaatattttaagctaaCCTTTACGTCACTGCTTGATTTGACGACCACATCGGGATTAGTAGGCTGGGCAGGGCCTGTTCCATTGTAAGCCTGTAGGTGGGTATTCATATCACAACCCACTAAATCTCCCTTGcctgttacaaaataaaaaaaaataaccaacttAAAAATCCTGAgggaaattgtttttaattgataaaaaatcaaGATTTAATTCAAGATTCTAAATGTAAATTACGAAATGGTGTAATGAAAATCGCATGAACctaatgaatgaaataaaatgttacagtATTACATTTAGTAGAAAAATctcagaaattaattattattataacataaataattgtattctaaAGAGAGTAAACCAAATAAAAGATTTAGGAATaagatttgaataaaaaatgaattttatcccGCATATTGACGGCATTATAAGTAAGTCATTGATTGCGCTAGGGTTTatcaaaagaaacaaaaaaaaaataagaaatcacTTACTATCACAGTTACTTTGCTTAACTAATTCGTAAGAATTAAGTTAAAGTACTGCTCTGTTGCGTGGAATCCATTTAATCAAATTCATAAGGACAGGTTGAAAAGAGTacagaaaaagtttttaaattttttgtattataaggACAAGAATAAAATTCTTTGAAAAAATACTCTGATTTGTTGAAACATTAAAACATGAGTGCATTTGCAAGTCGCAAAGATGTGATAGATTTGTGTtttctacataaaataatatcagataGTATAGACTGCCCCGATcttttcagtaaaattaaattagttatacCGAGATATAGTTCAAGGTTTGTGAACATACCGACTTTCAAATGTCGGTTTCACGAACAAATATGCCTATATAACAACGCCTTTAAATAGGGCCcttaaaacgtataataatatttataatgaggCGGATTTAGATAATGGCATAGAAGCATACAaggttaaagtaaaaaaatactttgacatatttaaatgttaagtatacgtttttgtgtataatttttatcataatatattagtttacatttttttttcgttttttttttattttttttttttatgtttctttaCCAACTGAAGATTACTACAAAACTATCCACTATATGCTATCTACGATTTCTAAGTTATTTTGGCCATATTGCCCGGAGACAACCAGACAATCTTGATAAACTGGTTGTAGTAGCGAAGGTCGAAGTCAAAAGATCACGCGGTCGATTACCCGCTGGTCCGACCAGATCCAAATTATAACGGGACTCAATATTCCGACTGTCCAGAGACAAGCCGAGGACAAAATGGTGGAGAAAACTAGTCGACACATCGGTGAAATCATTTCAGGACAAGCACGACCTTCAATAATGAAACACACgaagaagaaaatatttcttctttaatttaattttatacgtattgttttacttatgcgatatgtttaaaaaatttaagttgGAGTGGGCGAAACTGAATTTATGAAATTGCATGatgagttagcctataattgcgaTATAGAGTTAATAAGTGTCAAGTATTTGGAGTTGTTATTTTTTGAGACAgacatatataaacattgtatattttgttggcttcctataaaataaaataaataaaataatatttaccaagGATAGCGACAACCATATCGTTTTGCATGACCTCCATTGAACCgttgcaaatataataaatataagtgagAGCATCTCCTTTGTGGACGAGATATTCCCCAGGAGCGCAAAAATTGTTACGAATGTGCAGTGAGAGCAGCTTGAGGCAGCCCTGCGAAGCTGACTCGAATATCGGAAGCGATAATATCTCCCGGTGTAAATGTAACGAAACGTCTCCTCTCAGCTCCTCTGGGAATTCTTTGAGAGTCTGCAATTATACAGGAGTAAAAAATGGTTTCATTAGTGGTTCGATTCaacgatttttttaagaaaattaagttTCTTTACGTAAATTTTGTTAGATATACTCgtaattctaattttattttagtaattcaaATATCAGTTATAAACTCAAATGCTACACGAAATACTAgtgattttgttatttttttacttatgtaaatttttaaacatattatgtttcagataaaatatttctatcatcattatttataaaaaaggtaaagttCGTCAACTCTATCGCGTCAAAAGTATCGTTAAAAACTTCCTTTGAGTTTTTCATTTTAAGCTAcggttttgaattttttttggcTAAAAATTGAAGGTTGTAAAATATTGTGATAGATTTTCAGCATTAACTTTGAAtgttgtattgtaaaatattatcattgaaTTCTGTATACAAAACCGTGACTACTGGTTGCGAGagagaaaagaaaaacaataatttttgtgacgagtatttatgaaaaaattgtGTTCATAAATACAAAGCTATAATAAAAGCCCGAATTCGAATTCAATTTATTCAAGAAATGAAATTGAAACACCttacatatgtaaaaatatgttttaataattcagCGTGATATAATTTCTGTACATGATaacgttataattaaattaaagctcaGTGATTCGTTTCAAATGTTTCAACGTAGCTCAATTACGTACCTCGTGTATATCAATGCCATGGTTGAGCGACCACATTGTCTGGAAGTAATCTTGCATACGTTGCTTGAGCTCCTTTGGTACTTGGGTAATTGTAAGGAAATCTTTAAGATCACGCCACTTGCTTTGATACATCGACCTACGCGAGTACATCCTTTGTATGATGGCCGTTACATTACCAAAAACCACGGCGTGCATGAGGGctgttaaatatatagaaagtaAACGTTGTAATgcgttgaaaattatttaaaataccttatgatcgattaaaaacattaaaacagaTCGTCTCTTTCATCAtgcaaacatatatatttacaattatatatatttttcaatttagatATATGAACCTTATGCGGACACATACCTGAtatgtgtaattaattaaattacagctAATTACGTACTACAGTATTAAATACCTACTCGGTACATTCTCAGTCCTTATACAGAAACAATTGCAACAACAATTGTAtggataacattatttatatttctactaTAGACATAAGTCAtaacttatataacaaaatttattgtaGAGAAAcccttaatattatgtttttaatgtatacatataaactgaattatttttttcactgtAATAATTCTAGTAAGTATATGTGCTAGAAATAGtcgatataatatgtaaaataaaaaaatatttttagtaaaaaacttGAAGAAATATGTAATTTCTAACCTCCGACGAGCATTGTCAGTATACTGAAAACTTTTTCAGGCAATGTGTTAGCAGAGACGTTCCCGAAGCCCACGCTTGTGAGCGAGGAACATGTAAAATAGAGTGCCGTGACGTAGCTCTCGCTATGGGAAATGTTCAGAATCGGCACTTTCAGGCGCTCCGCTAGGTTGTTAAGCCATCCTAAAGACACAAAgacattcttattattataaacagccACGTTAAGTATAATTTTCGATCacttttgtgtaaaatatacaGAATGACTTAAAAGTTAGAGAAGAGCTTCGCTAACGCttctatttattgaaatatttttatttattttattattctttaaaggaattttgtttgttttttttacctCAATCTGGCGAAAGTCTTATCATGAAAAACTCTGTAGCTACGGCAAACTTAttcactttattatataattttgttggaAGAGAAAAACAATAACTATACTAATTGGGGATGTGaatttcaaacaatatatttaaacgtaGTAATTTGATTATCTTTgcaatatttgtgtttataagtagtttgtagtatttaaatttatacataaataaaaattaaacattgccagcttataaatattttataatattcgtccCTGTTCCTGTATTAGTTTCCACATAATAATTatgcttcatttttattttacttgtacatattctttgaaataaatgttcgaAACCCTCAGCGTTAAGAATCGCTCTgttgtataaataatgttacgATATGGAAGAAACAAAGTCGATTGATAAATGAAAGGGAGGCTGGCAGAATGCGACTATACTCACCACATCGTAACATAGTGAGTGTTTGACTTAAACAAAATTACTTACCCAAATCCCAAGTTTCATTCTTATGATGTTCCATTTCCTTTTCCGCAATAATGAACCATATACAAGCCAACCAATGCGCGACTAAAGTGAATGATAACATTGAAAGAGTCAGAATAAGAGCGGAATATTGAGAATATCGGTCCATCTTTTGAAGCAGTCGAGCAAGGCGTAATAATCGAGTTAGTTTAACGAGATGAACATTTCCGTGCGTTGACTCCTATACGgggaaattaaatttttgtaaatatataaaataatgttaaattagtaagcaatataagttattttactagttgaaaaaaaatgtagttgtAAAGTTTTCCTTTTTGCAAACAACAGACTTTTCAATcagttaaaaatttaagttaattataatttaagcaaCTAGGCATTCAATTTAAGTAGCCAGTAGTTAGTTGCGAATTAGCTCAACTTACCGCCCCGCTGTATACATCCGAAGCGTAAAGTAGGTCAAACGGAAGTGCGGCCAGGAGGTCCACGACAAACCAGGATCGGATGTAATTCAGAGCTATCGATTTTGAATCTGACACTACTTCTCCTTTTTTGCTTACGAATGTCGTTCGAAAATTAAGTACAATGTCTGTAAAACAAAATGCATACCAGtactcaattttattaattgagaCTAGCACAAAGCAAGGTTTTACATACCTATAATGAAAAGTGCTTCTACGACAACGTCACTGGTCACACTAATTCTTGGATGGCCCTCATCAACAAAACTTGCATTATAAGGTACCACAACAGCAACGTAAAATGTGGCTATAAGTATAAGCCAGTCCCAGAAGGTTTTAAAAATTCCGTAAtgtgaaataataaatcttGACTTTTTTATGGCTGATGTTTTGTACTCAGGCAACGGAGGGTCAGATGAATGTAGGAGGTTCTAAAATGACAAATGTGTTACAAACACATGaaattaaacagaaataaaatactattattctTAGCACGAAAGTAATCCAGTATAATTGCAATTATAGCGTCGTAGTTACTTAATATGTTATACGATTACCTTGCTAACGTTGTTGAGTTTAAGTTTACTCTTCGTTTTATCTGGTTTATAATGTCCTGAAAGCTGGTAAAGTACCGCCCTGGAGCGCCGCCTGCCCATGTTCGCGGGCGAGGGCGCTTCGGGGTCAAGATTGCCATTCGGGTCTGGAAGTAGGCAACTAGATTCAGCTCGGAACCGGGCGCCCAAAAGTGCCGCTGCGGGTACAAATGGGGATAACGCTAGAGTGACGACGCCAGCCGAAGGCTGCACTGCGGCTCCTGTATGCACAAACCACCCTGTTACTATCAAAGCGACGCCTACTGAGGGCTCTTTCATACGCGATGCTTGTTTGTTTTTGTGTAGTAggtacttgtttttttaaatcattcgcCTAATAATGATAAGAGGCTGGAGTGAGAACAAAACACAATAAGcggttgtaataaattttagcaACGGCGATTTTAAGAAGCATATCGTATGATAGCACCCATGTATTCTTAATTTCTACATACTAATCCACTTATAAAAATGCTTAGTACAAGATTTTCTCCGCTTTACGAGCATTCAGAGCATTAAAAGACGTctcaaagaaataatttaatgaatgcgGGGATATACATAggtacttaattaatatttatgaaaggaATGCGTAAGTTCAATGGAACAAAATATTACGACTTGAAGAAAATCTGGTACCTACATGTATGGAAACACTTTAGAAGAAGGGACAACAAATATAGCGTAAATTCATGTAGAATTTCCTATTAATGTTGAATATGGCAGATTGAAGCTATTTGTTGTCACTTTAATAACTTTGCTTTTAAAGCGCATACTAAGCAAAAGGAAAATTAAAGCGAAATGCTTTAATCTGttcatttattgataaatttacgttggaataatgtatatttgcaaatctttgtaaaatataactttaacttaatatattaatttaaatttatgatattaaggTTGCTtgctgaaataataaaaaaaacagacaagGAAAATATGATCATTAACCTGTAGACAAATGGAAATAAACATTCTAAATACATGCATCAGCAAGTTCtacggaaaaaaatatttttaagtgatatgacttttgtatatttgaataatgtaattaattatatgattcgtgtataaataaattatttataaaattgttttgtgtaAGTAGTCATGCGGGATTCGACGAATGAAATATGATAGGACTACTCAAAACTTTCAATAAATCACAGCAAGCATTTCTATAGAAAAATATGGAACAAATGAcagtgaaaatgaaaaaaaagaaagattgaataatgaaataattttacgtattttaaatgtttaatggtGATAAATTGGCAGGTACCtactacatattattatgtaagtatataatgttCGCAAGAGTAaaccatttaaatatatcaaagacAGGGTGGTTTTCCGATTTCTTAAGCTAATcaacagtaaaaatataaaaaaagtaataacatttattcTGTTTATGTGTTTGTTGGCAACTGTTTCTTTGTCTGTAGTGTACAATATCTAGAGAAAATAGAAACGACGGATACACAAACGAAGTTTTCTATACAATATTACAACAATTATCTATTTGTTCTACGTAAGTTTAGCGTTCGTATTTTTGATATACATTAAAAACGAACTATGACattctaataaataagttaacaaACGTTACCGTGCCAGGATGCGCGAAACTCGCTACGACGAACTGGGATCTATTGGAGCTATTGTAATGATTTCATAAATCCTAAAGCACTAGAGCATCGAGCACTAAGCTCacgttattacaataataaaactgtGAAGAATCCTTAGTAAAAGGAACGGCCTCTCAAGAGGGCTACAAAAGGTCTTAATTTGACGcaatttacatttttcttacaaaaattcAGTTCAATGGCTTTTTTGGAGTACTTACCGCTGTCGAACTCCTCATTAGTGTTCATGGCGGCCATCTTGGTGTTGGTGATATTCTTGAATGAGGCAAGGAATAAAACGACTTCtcgtttttcatttttaattggaACGATATCGAGTAAGCACCAAAACGGTGTAcctgcaaaatataataatgttaattatgcgtgtaaacattaaaaaaatgtatttaagagGAATTGATGTAAAAATCAAAAGTtccgtttttaattaaaatatataaaaataccggTAACTAAAAGCTCATTatcgtaaattattaattttagtacatTTATAATCAAACGATAATATTGAAGTACCTTCTAATAACTATCTACTTTGCAAATGTCATTGAGTAAAAATTTAAGTACTTTTTATGTTAGattataattgtgtaaaattttatatatatgtaaatatatataagtcaaaCGCTTAAGGGGCATGTGCTCTTACTCTTTTAGATTTTAGAATTAGAAAATATGTTACCCTtttttaaggcatttttttaaattatattagtgtataaccaaacatttttttttaaattatatactaatataatttaaaaaaaattgtttggtTTGGCATTCTGGCAAGAAGAATGGCAATGACAGCGACTGTCacataacaaacataaatatgaaataaattattaatatcagaGAATAATAACAACCAGTCAAATATTGATATTGGCGAAATTATTGTGGACAGTAGCACAAAAAAAAGATAAGTCGAATTTAGAAGTACGTCGCTGGGTTTCACATTCTAACAACTAGAGTCCTATTAGAAAGTTTTTCATGGTACGCCACACAGACGGAAAATGATGTAAAAGTTTAAGTTTTCTTCGATGCGTAAGTATCctgaaaaataatcttaattgtTTGATGCATTTAGAAttcttctatattttaaaacaaaaaagtaagtattttaattggATGTGCCTCGTCTTTCGTTGCTTTGACTACCAAATTAATTAGGTTGCtacgcttatttatttttaagaaactgaaggtaattttaagtaaaaaaagtaaataaaatatacataaattattttgctcATAAATATTAAAGGTTTGTAAAAGTATGTcatacatttacaataattataagcaaTAGTTTTCCttcgcatttatttattacttgctAATCGTCCCGGTTTCCCGCGTATAGATAagcagaaataaatattttagataggATTTGTGTagaatccgttcttagtgagcgtttaCGTCGAAGAAGGAATAACTGTGACAACATTTCAGGTCAATCAGGCGGTTAGTTTAGGAGAAgaagtggtatttcgcttacaTATATAGATATCAATAcgatattataaactttaaagcTGTTCGTTCGCAATGATTGCGTTGACATATTgcgttgtattatttaaattgacagtGACTACTGAGATTGCACTTTCTTTTTTTCGGTAGTTAATAATGTGAtaagtattttacatatatttaaagatgaaGAATGAATGATAAACTT contains:
- the LOC126769952 gene encoding potassium voltage-gated channel subfamily H member 8-like is translated as MPVRKGLLAPQNTFLDTIATRFDGTHSNFVLGNAQVPSYPIVYCSDGFCELTGWARAHIMQKGCACKFLHGPDTHEEHRHEIDTALDSKHELKLELIFYKKNGTPFWCLLDIVPIKNEKREVVLFLASFKNITNTKMAAMNTNEEFDSGAAVQPSAGVVTLALSPFVPAAALLGARFRAESSCLLPDPNGNLDPEAPSPANMGRRRSRAVLYQLSGHYKPDKTKSKLKLNNVSKNLLHSSDPPLPEYKTSAIKKSRFIISHYGIFKTFWDWLILIATFYVAVVVPYNASFVDEGHPRISVTSDVVVEALFIIDIVLNFRTTFVSKKGEVVSDSKSIALNYIRSWFVVDLLAALPFDLLYASDVYSGAESTHGNVHLVKLTRLLRLARLLQKMDRYSQYSALILTLSMLSFTLVAHWLACIWFIIAEKEMEHHKNETWDLGWLNNLAERLKVPILNISHSESYVTALYFTCSSLTSVGFGNVSANTLPEKVFSILTMLVGALMHAVVFGNVTAIIQRMYSRRSMYQSKWRDLKDFLTITQVPKELKQRMQDYFQTMWSLNHGIDIHETLKEFPEELRGDVSLHLHREILSLPIFESASQGCLKLLSLHIRNNFCAPGEYLVHKGDALTYIYYICNGSMEVMQNDMVVAILGKGDLVGCDMNTHLQAYNGTGPAQPTNPDVVVKSSSDVKALTYCDLKCINMGGLAEVLRLYPEYQQEFIHDIQHDLTYNLREGYEAEQESDANGHPSLTLPSISEDDENAAEEHALSPKKTILSSNSPRHKFRSDGQQRLSHRELRERIERQRSVATPKITRADSLEGLNLERHNTRSSVDRLDTQVSSLHHDVAALSMEVRNAIQALQEMAGPVWHAAHSNPNLQWNTPPNQLARSCSHPPDVFCWDQQERPLSPERPKINRSTQTEPFLHSVTQYIMEHPATVMMLLGLDSMANLTPVMAPTVEYYDPRSRRPSGLEQIIESENGSQTPSSAASDKAESIRSPGGSIQELDLQPEVKRLIDKDKCPTLKRNRYSTSDLCEVTERLLPAKSSHPSTYSLKNNFNSK